In the Williamwhitmania taraxaci genome, one interval contains:
- a CDS encoding efflux RND transporter periplasmic adaptor subunit: MDKAIERKGRFTKKQIWYGVAGLIGLALILMIVFGDKSRKLNVDLEKITVEEVKEDLFKDYIAVIGTVAPIQTIFLDATESGSRVESIVTLEGSMVKKGDVIIKFSNTSLIIDISRTESDASRTTNELRNARLNMQKQLVESQSQLLDQEYRLKQQERAYTRSVELQKKKLISDEEYQRAAEDLEYTRNKIKLLKESIKQDSLYRETQVVTLENDVTRMQQNLAIVRQRFEGLNLRAPVTGELASLNLEVGQVVNMGTRIGQINVLDSYKLKVEVDEHYISRVTRGLIGNCDFSGTSYKSKITKVYPEVRNGRFTVDMEFLGAFPKDIRIGQTSRIRLELGESNMAVLIPRGGFYQSTGGQWIFVVDPSGSVATKRNIRINRQNPQFYEVVEGLKSGEKVIVSSYDTFGEVDKLILKD, encoded by the coding sequence ATGGATAAGGCAATTGAGAGAAAAGGAAGGTTTACGAAGAAACAAATCTGGTATGGCGTTGCTGGATTAATTGGCTTAGCATTAATTTTAATGATCGTTTTTGGAGACAAAAGCAGAAAGTTAAACGTGGATTTGGAAAAGATCACCGTAGAGGAGGTTAAAGAGGACTTATTCAAGGATTATATTGCTGTAATTGGAACCGTTGCCCCCATTCAAACAATTTTTCTGGATGCAACAGAATCGGGTAGCCGTGTTGAATCGATTGTTACATTGGAGGGATCGATGGTGAAAAAAGGTGATGTGATTATTAAATTTAGCAATACAAGTTTGATTATTGATATTTCGCGCACCGAGTCGGATGCATCCAGAACAACGAATGAGTTGAGAAATGCGCGCCTTAATATGCAAAAACAGCTGGTTGAATCGCAAAGTCAACTGCTCGATCAAGAGTACCGTTTGAAGCAGCAAGAGCGTGCCTACACGCGTAGCGTAGAACTGCAAAAGAAGAAATTGATTTCGGATGAGGAGTATCAACGAGCGGCAGAAGATCTTGAGTATACCCGAAATAAGATAAAATTGCTGAAGGAGAGTATCAAGCAAGATTCGCTATACCGGGAAACGCAGGTTGTGACGCTGGAAAACGATGTAACGCGTATGCAGCAAAATCTCGCCATTGTTCGCCAACGATTCGAAGGTTTAAACCTTCGGGCTCCTGTTACTGGTGAGCTGGCTTCCTTAAACCTAGAGGTTGGACAGGTTGTTAATATGGGAACTCGTATTGGCCAAATAAATGTTTTGGATTCTTATAAGCTAAAGGTAGAAGTAGACGAACATTACATTTCGCGCGTTACCAGAGGTTTGATAGGCAATTGTGATTTTTCGGGCACTTCATATAAGTCCAAGATTACTAAGGTTTATCCAGAGGTAAGAAATGGAAGGTTTACGGTGGATATGGAGTTCTTGGGCGCCTTTCCTAAGGATATTCGGATAGGACAAACATCTCGAATTCGACTGGAACTTGGGGAGTCTAATATGGCTGTGCTCATTCCGCGGGGAGGGTTTTACCAAAGCACCGGAGGTCAGTGGATTTTCGTTGTAGATCCCTCTGGTAGTGTTGCAACTAAGCGCAATATTCGGATAAATCGACAGAATCCGCAGTTTTATGAAGTTGTAGAGGGACTTAAG